A genomic segment from Dehalococcoidia bacterium encodes:
- a CDS encoding CAP domain-containing protein, which translates to MSRGSSFDVTGGVSLGRGLLSSLLIAAGITLLVVSSAFFLGESTTSAGGPSAVGASSARPGADRVSTASGEVDLQTFDFRLAGSGADAFALEAPYPALLTPSGAPPPELVAAAAPPEGGSGDREGGVDGGVTAPRPTAAVVEPPPPAPAAATPVPPPPPTATPVAPPPAPTATPVPPPPPPPPPATLTAFEADILAGVNAQRQAAGLAPLQLDGRLVGVARERSNDMAANNYFSHTSPTGDTAFTIMDRYGIPYGWAGENLARNNYPDSEAVAVALQDWMASQGHRENILSPHYSLIGVGAAVDAAGMKYFTLIFVGY; encoded by the coding sequence ATGTCAAGAGGCTCGAGTTTCGACGTGACCGGCGGCGTTAGTCTGGGGCGAGGGCTCCTGAGTTCGCTTCTTATCGCCGCCGGCATAACGCTCCTTGTCGTCTCCTCCGCCTTCTTCCTTGGGGAATCGACCACATCCGCGGGCGGGCCGTCGGCTGTCGGGGCCTCATCTGCCCGGCCCGGCGCCGACAGGGTATCGACCGCAAGCGGTGAGGTCGATTTGCAGACGTTCGACTTCCGCCTGGCGGGGAGCGGCGCCGATGCCTTTGCGCTGGAGGCGCCGTATCCCGCGCTGCTAACTCCGTCCGGCGCTCCGCCGCCCGAACTCGTGGCTGCGGCAGCGCCGCCGGAGGGCGGAAGCGGTGATCGGGAAGGCGGTGTCGATGGCGGTGTGACTGCCCCCCGGCCGACGGCTGCGGTCGTTGAACCGCCACCTCCCGCGCCTGCGGCTGCGACCCCGGTGCCGCCTCCTCCGCCCACCGCCACGCCTGTTGCGCCGCCACCGGCTCCCACCGCGACTCCGGTCCCGCCTCCTCCTCCGCCTCCTCCTCCCGCCACGCTCACCGCGTTCGAAGCAGACATCCTGGCGGGAGTGAACGCTCAGCGACAGGCGGCGGGACTGGCGCCCCTTCAGCTCGACGGACGACTCGTCGGAGTCGCGCGCGAGCGTTCCAACGACATGGCTGCGAACAACTACTTCTCCCACACCAGCCCGACGGGGGACACGGCTTTCACGATAATGGACCGCTACGGGATACCCTACGGCTGGGCGGGCGAAAACCTTGCGCGCAACAACTACCCGGACAGCGAAGCGGTGGCCGTGGCCCTGCAGGACTGGATGGCGAGCCAGGGGCATCGCGAGAACATCCTTAGTCCCCACTACAGCCTGATCGGCGTCGGCGCTGCCGTCGATGCCGCAGGAATGAAGTACTTCACCCTGATATTCGTGGGCTACTAG
- a CDS encoding NADH-ubiquinone oxidoreductase-F iron-sulfur binding region domain-containing protein has protein sequence MGYQELRKAAEEAWKAVEAPARPRVTVSVATCSIAAGVEDTLAELRGEIKRRKLEIDIGITACNGLCYEEPLIRITKPGGSSVLYGRVTAERVAQLVEEALAKDGVCRDLAVAVVSGPGADSIPSLDELPFWIPQERRLMARTGVIDPENIDHYIANGGYSGLDAVLRGMSPEDVIKQVLDSTLRGRSGSDFPTGRKWEFLRTAKGSPKYLICNADEGDPGAFVNRVLLEGDPHAIIEGMAIAAHATGASYGFMYLRHEYPLAYTRVWTAIRQARERGLLGDNILGSGLSFDMEVVRGAGSYVCGEETGLIASIEDSRGMPKIRPPFPAQSGVFAKPTNVNNVETYADVSLLFRNGLDAYCSVGTERNAGTKMFSLSGHIQRVGVVEVPLGTPVARLIYEMGGGLPAGRELKAIQPGGPLAGILPAELTQGLPLEPEEFRPHNVQMGGGGIVMVDDSACIVDLCLHFERFAEEESCGRCTTCRGGTQRLVDILRRIARGEGRPDDIDKMRLLGDTMRYANCVHGQAAPTVVMNTLEFFMDELKAHIFEKRCPARVCRGLIRYEAAGESDKLPEAAAICPTEAILKSETGSYHISQERCIKCGACREIAPDAIQLVDQLPC, from the coding sequence ATGGGCTACCAGGAGCTGCGGAAGGCGGCAGAAGAGGCCTGGAAAGCCGTCGAGGCGCCGGCGCGACCCCGCGTCACCGTTTCCGTCGCCACGTGCAGCATCGCCGCCGGCGTCGAGGACACGCTCGCTGAGCTGCGGGGCGAGATCAAGCGTCGAAAGCTTGAGATCGACATCGGCATCACCGCCTGCAACGGGCTCTGCTACGAAGAGCCGCTTATCCGCATCACGAAGCCCGGCGGCAGCAGCGTGCTCTACGGCCGGGTCACCGCCGAGAGGGTCGCGCAGCTTGTGGAGGAGGCGCTGGCGAAGGACGGGGTCTGCCGCGATCTGGCGGTAGCGGTCGTATCGGGGCCGGGCGCCGATAGCATTCCTTCCCTCGACGAGCTGCCCTTCTGGATACCCCAGGAGCGACGCCTCATGGCGCGGACCGGCGTCATCGACCCCGAGAACATCGACCACTACATCGCTAACGGCGGCTATTCGGGACTCGACGCCGTCCTGAGGGGCATGTCGCCGGAGGACGTGATCAAACAGGTGCTCGATTCGACCCTGCGCGGCCGCAGCGGCTCCGACTTCCCGACCGGACGTAAGTGGGAGTTCCTACGCACCGCGAAAGGCTCGCCGAAGTACCTCATCTGCAACGCTGACGAGGGCGACCCGGGCGCGTTCGTGAACCGCGTGCTGCTTGAGGGCGACCCGCACGCTATTATCGAGGGCATGGCTATTGCCGCCCACGCTACGGGCGCGAGCTACGGCTTCATGTACCTGCGTCACGAGTACCCCCTCGCCTACACACGAGTGTGGACGGCGATCCGCCAGGCGCGGGAGCGCGGCCTGCTGGGCGACAACATACTGGGCAGCGGCCTCTCGTTCGACATGGAGGTGGTGCGGGGCGCCGGCAGCTACGTGTGCGGCGAGGAGACGGGCCTGATCGCTTCCATCGAGGACTCGCGGGGCATGCCGAAGATCAGGCCTCCCTTCCCGGCGCAGTCCGGCGTCTTCGCGAAACCGACAAACGTCAACAATGTCGAGACCTACGCCGACGTCAGCCTCCTCTTCCGCAACGGGCTGGATGCGTACTGCTCCGTCGGGACGGAGCGCAACGCCGGCACCAAGATGTTCAGCCTCTCCGGCCACATACAGCGGGTCGGCGTCGTGGAAGTGCCCCTCGGCACGCCCGTGGCCCGCCTGATCTACGAGATGGGCGGCGGCCTGCCGGCAGGCCGCGAACTCAAAGCTATTCAGCCCGGCGGCCCCCTGGCGGGAATCCTGCCTGCGGAGCTGACGCAGGGTCTGCCGCTGGAGCCGGAGGAGTTTCGACCCCACAACGTCCAGATGGGCGGCGGCGGCATCGTCATGGTCGACGATTCCGCCTGCATCGTCGACCTGTGCCTGCACTTCGAGCGCTTTGCCGAAGAGGAATCGTGCGGCCGCTGCACGACCTGTCGCGGCGGCACACAGCGGCTGGTCGATATCTTGCGTCGCATCGCCAGGGGAGAAGGGCGCCCCGACGACATCGACAAGATGCGCCTCCTCGGCGACACGATGCGCTACGCCAACTGCGTCCACGGGCAGGCGGCGCCGACGGTGGTGATGAACACGCTCGAATTCTTCATGGACGAGCTCAAGGCGCACATCTTCGAGAAGCGCTGCCCGGCCCGAGTGTGTCGCGGCCTCATCCGCTACGAAGCGGCGGGCGAGAGCGACAAGCTGCCGGAGGCGGCGGCCATATGCCCCACCGAGGCCATCCTCAAGAGCGAGACCGGCAGCTATCACATCAGCCAGGAGCGCTGCATCAAGTGCGGCGCCTGCCGCGAAATCGCCCCGGACGCTATACAGCTCGTCGACCAGCTCCCCTGCTGA
- a CDS encoding S8 family serine peptidase — translation MEDGKGVKARARSRFFFLVLFLAVCLTESLWGATHDILRAPGASTALALDASDAVPGEILVKFREPVRAAAYAPVHLALGHQQLGRIDELGIARVGVPNIGEAIAVYERLPGVEFAEPNYIVRTDLTPNDPLFATRQQWYYDLIEAPAAWDVALGSPTVTVAVLDTGVGIEHPDLAAAIWTNPDETEGNRRDDDDNGCVDDVHGCSFAVSTSPSCRYRATPNNDIDDDTGHGTFAAGVIAGQGDNRLGITGVAPGVKIMPVKVLDCTGAGSTSAAAAGVLYAARMGADVINISFGGESESLTMKDALTEAHDTYGVVIVASAGNTATSRTTFPARLDNVIAVSASDRRNPDTKAPFSNWGPEVDVTAPGVDIVSTIPSQLCGEIFACLSSQPYASASGTSFSAALVSGTAALIISKNPHLLPDQVAGQLTRTAQDLPDGIYANWDGAGRVQAAKALTPITYRVNVGGITRN, via the coding sequence ATGGAAGACGGTAAAGGCGTGAAGGCGCGCGCGAGGAGCCGCTTTTTCTTCCTGGTTCTCTTTCTTGCAGTCTGCCTGACGGAATCACTGTGGGGTGCCACGCACGACATCCTCAGAGCCCCCGGCGCCTCGACGGCCCTCGCTCTCGACGCCTCCGATGCCGTGCCCGGCGAGATACTGGTGAAATTCCGCGAGCCGGTCAGGGCCGCGGCATACGCCCCGGTGCACTTGGCGCTCGGTCACCAGCAATTGGGCCGCATCGATGAGCTGGGGATTGCCCGCGTGGGTGTACCGAACATTGGGGAAGCCATCGCAGTGTACGAAAGGCTGCCCGGCGTCGAGTTCGCGGAGCCGAACTACATAGTGCGCACCGATCTCACGCCCAACGATCCGCTCTTCGCCACGCGCCAGCAGTGGTACTACGACCTGATAGAGGCACCCGCGGCGTGGGACGTCGCCCTCGGCAGTCCCACGGTCACCGTCGCCGTTCTCGACACGGGAGTAGGCATAGAACACCCCGATCTCGCCGCCGCCATATGGACGAACCCCGACGAGACCGAAGGGAACCGCCGCGATGACGACGACAACGGCTGCGTCGATGACGTTCATGGCTGTAGCTTTGCCGTCAGCACCAGCCCGTCCTGTCGCTACCGGGCTACCCCAAACAACGACATCGACGACGACACGGGGCACGGCACCTTTGCGGCAGGGGTAATCGCCGGCCAGGGCGATAACCGTCTGGGGATCACGGGCGTCGCCCCCGGCGTCAAGATCATGCCGGTCAAGGTGCTCGACTGCACCGGCGCGGGAAGCACTTCGGCGGCGGCGGCGGGAGTGCTGTATGCAGCCAGGATGGGGGCCGACGTCATCAACATCAGCTTCGGCGGCGAAAGTGAATCTTTGACGATGAAGGACGCCCTGACAGAGGCGCACGACACCTATGGCGTCGTCATCGTCGCTTCCGCCGGCAACACCGCCACTTCGCGCACCACTTTCCCTGCCCGGCTCGACAACGTCATCGCCGTCTCCGCCAGCGACCGCAGGAATCCCGACACAAAGGCGCCCTTCAGCAACTGGGGACCCGAAGTGGATGTGACAGCGCCCGGCGTCGACATAGTGAGCACGATACCGTCACAGCTTTGCGGCGAGATCTTCGCCTGTCTCAGCAGCCAGCCTTACGCCTCAGCCAGCGGCACTTCTTTTTCGGCCGCGCTCGTATCGGGCACGGCGGCGCTCATCATCTCGAAGAACCCGCACCTCCTGCCTGACCAAGTTGCCGGGCAGTTGACCCGAACCGCCCAAGACCTGCCGGACGGCATTTACGCGAACTGGGACGGCGCGGGCCGCGTCCAGGCCGCGAAAGCTTTGACGCCGATCACTTACCGCGTGAACGTGGGCGGCATAACCAGGAACTAA
- a CDS encoding NAD(P)H-dependent oxidoreductase subunit E: MTLEAAEVEQLISEFKPNDGDLLGALHKLQEHYGYIPVDAVPAIARRFRTTPARVYGMISFYVEFRTTPPPEVAIGWCSGPACRLKGSANMLAALEAVLGIKLGEDTPDGKIGLREAQCDGSCVAAPLLYVNGKVRGPLTVSDVIRLARELKRDGATGRGSRKKAES, translated from the coding sequence TTGACTCTGGAAGCCGCCGAAGTCGAGCAGCTAATCTCCGAGTTCAAGCCCAACGACGGCGACCTGCTGGGGGCATTGCACAAGCTCCAGGAGCATTACGGCTACATCCCCGTTGACGCCGTCCCCGCCATAGCGCGACGCTTCCGCACGACGCCCGCTCGCGTCTACGGCATGATCAGCTTCTACGTTGAGTTCCGCACGACCCCGCCGCCCGAAGTCGCCATCGGCTGGTGCAGCGGCCCCGCCTGCCGGTTGAAGGGCAGCGCCAACATGCTGGCCGCGCTGGAGGCCGTGCTCGGCATCAAACTGGGCGAGGACACTCCCGACGGCAAGATCGGCCTGCGCGAGGCGCAATGCGACGGTAGCTGCGTTGCCGCGCCGCTACTCTACGTGAACGGCAAGGTGCGCGGACCGCTCACAGTCAGCGATGTCATCCGGTTGGCCAGAGAGCTCAAGCGCGACGGCGCGACCGGACGCGGATCGCGGAAGAAGGCGGAATCGTGA
- the mutL gene encoding DNA mismatch repair endonuclease MutL — MSKSLPIRKLSPETVAKIAAGEVIERPASVVKELVENALDAGARQIRVEIGRGGIDFIRVSDDGCGIAAGDLPLAFERHATSKLLSESDLEQIATLGFRGEALPSIAAVADVEMTSRPAIADAGAVLRATDGSVVACEPVGTPPGTTVTVRGLFRRQPARLKFLRSPQSEAGQIANLTGHYALAYPEVRFSLLTDGRLTLSTPGSGRLIEAAAGVYGYQVAEQLLPLQDDEPDEEARTAAISGLVSPAGLSRATRSYISLFINRRWVRNRPLAFAVEEAYRGMLMAGRYPIAVIDLRIRPSEVDVNVHPAKTEVRLRRERDVFSTLQRKVRRTISKYSPIPDVSTKAWSPSWPTRVSLTEGEARQERMLDGSPEARAMGAGPAEQPALTRQLPVLRALGQVGLTYVAAEGPQGLYLVDQHAAHERILFERFLAAGSVPPDKQALLEPVAVELSLRQRALISELAEALTEQGFVIEPFGDKTCLVRAVPAALGDKDIAAAVLRFLDLLEAEDKAADGRERVAMSLACHGAVRAGQALSPDEMRELLRQLEETQSPGTCPHGRPTMIHLSADALAREFRRR, encoded by the coding sequence ATGAGCAAGTCACTGCCCATCCGCAAACTCTCTCCCGAAACGGTGGCGAAGATCGCTGCTGGCGAAGTGATCGAGCGACCGGCCTCGGTGGTCAAGGAGCTGGTGGAGAACGCGCTCGACGCGGGGGCACGGCAGATACGTGTGGAGATCGGGCGCGGCGGCATCGATTTCATCAGGGTGAGCGACGACGGTTGCGGCATCGCCGCCGGCGACTTGCCCCTCGCCTTCGAGCGGCACGCCACGAGTAAGCTGCTAAGCGAGAGCGACCTGGAGCAGATAGCGACTCTCGGCTTCCGCGGGGAAGCGCTGCCGAGCATCGCCGCCGTCGCCGACGTGGAGATGACGTCGCGTCCCGCCATCGCCGATGCGGGGGCCGTCTTGCGGGCGACAGATGGAAGCGTCGTCGCGTGCGAGCCGGTCGGAACTCCGCCGGGCACGACCGTCACCGTAAGAGGCCTCTTTCGCCGCCAGCCGGCCCGCCTCAAGTTCCTGCGGTCGCCGCAGTCGGAGGCGGGGCAGATAGCGAACCTGACGGGCCACTACGCGCTCGCCTATCCGGAGGTGCGCTTCTCGCTGCTCACGGACGGCCGCCTGACGCTAAGCACCCCGGGCAGCGGGCGCCTCATCGAGGCTGCCGCAGGCGTTTACGGCTACCAGGTGGCGGAGCAACTGCTGCCGCTGCAAGACGACGAGCCAGACGAGGAAGCGCGGACTGCAGCCATCAGCGGCCTCGTCAGCCCGGCGGGCCTTTCGCGCGCCACCCGGAGCTACATCAGCCTCTTCATCAACCGCCGCTGGGTGCGGAACCGTCCCCTCGCCTTCGCCGTCGAGGAGGCGTACAGGGGCATGCTTATGGCAGGCCGCTACCCCATCGCCGTAATCGACCTTCGTATCCGCCCCTCGGAGGTGGACGTCAACGTGCACCCCGCGAAGACGGAGGTACGGCTGCGGCGCGAACGCGACGTTTTCTCGACGCTGCAGCGCAAGGTCCGGCGCACGATCTCGAAGTACTCGCCCATCCCCGACGTGTCGACCAAGGCCTGGTCTCCTTCCTGGCCGACGCGCGTGTCGCTGACCGAAGGCGAAGCGCGGCAGGAACGGATGCTTGACGGGAGCCCAGAGGCGCGCGCGATGGGCGCGGGCCCGGCTGAACAGCCCGCGTTGACGCGTCAACTTCCCGTTCTACGCGCACTCGGACAGGTGGGGCTGACGTACGTCGCGGCAGAAGGGCCGCAGGGACTCTATCTCGTCGATCAGCACGCTGCCCACGAGCGCATCCTTTTCGAGCGCTTTCTCGCCGCCGGCAGCGTCCCTCCAGACAAGCAGGCCCTCCTCGAACCCGTCGCCGTCGAACTCTCCCTCAGACAGCGAGCGCTGATCTCGGAGCTGGCCGAGGCGCTGACCGAGCAGGGGTTTGTCATCGAGCCGTTCGGCGACAAGACCTGCCTGGTGCGCGCTGTGCCGGCAGCGCTCGGCGACAAAGACATCGCCGCTGCGGTGCTGCGGTTCCTCGACCTCCTGGAGGCTGAGGACAAAGCGGCAGACGGCCGCGAGCGGGTCGCGATGTCGCTTGCCTGCCACGGCGCCGTGCGGGCGGGGCAGGCGCTCAGCCCGGATGAGATGCGGGAGCTGCTGCGGCAGCTCGAAGAGACGCAATCGCCGGGGACGTGCCCGCACGGGCGTCCGACAATGATCCACCTCAGCGCGGACGCCCTCGCGCGCGAGTTCCGCCGCCGCTAG
- a CDS encoding ATP-binding protein encodes MQTIELGRGVAENDRGSPPVVFAPQPQTVEETGLHSGLLLDLCIKCVYFAGRPTGRQIANHMALPFPIVEELLDFLKREQFTEVVGSAGAGEQQYKYALTVKGMEKAEEVLHRGQYNGPAPVSFEQYVDIQKRQSVRGLHISKEVITRELSHLILDETTLYAIGAAVNSGRSLLLYGNSGNGKSTAAATIGRMLPGQVLIPYAFEYNGHIIRVFDPRVHVEVPDDLLPDRRIAENGNHLAEGNERRRDRRWVKALRPVVMAGGSLSLQDLELRYSDVSKFYVAPLQVKANGGVLVIDDFGRQLIEPKELLNRWILPLEQGVDHLTLHTGDTIVIPFDLLLVFSTNLPPRQLGDEAFFRRIRHKIELPDPSQENFIRIFQQVCESKNIPSQDGTLDYLLEHHYINKGRGFRGCHPRDILELVESIANYRDEPPSLTRELVDLACSFYFVDL; translated from the coding sequence ATGCAAACAATCGAACTGGGACGGGGCGTCGCCGAAAATGACCGCGGTAGTCCGCCGGTCGTCTTCGCCCCTCAGCCGCAGACTGTCGAGGAGACGGGACTCCACTCCGGCCTCCTTCTTGATCTATGCATCAAATGCGTCTATTTCGCCGGGCGTCCCACCGGACGCCAGATCGCGAACCACATGGCGCTGCCCTTCCCGATCGTGGAAGAGCTGCTCGACTTCCTGAAGCGAGAGCAGTTCACGGAGGTAGTGGGAAGCGCCGGCGCCGGAGAGCAGCAATACAAGTACGCGCTGACCGTCAAGGGCATGGAGAAGGCGGAGGAGGTGCTTCATCGCGGGCAGTACAACGGCCCCGCTCCCGTCTCCTTCGAGCAGTACGTTGACATCCAGAAAAGACAGTCGGTGCGCGGACTGCACATCAGCAAAGAGGTCATCACGCGGGAGCTGTCGCACCTCATCCTCGACGAGACCACCCTTTACGCCATCGGCGCGGCGGTGAACTCCGGCCGTTCGCTCCTGCTGTACGGAAACTCGGGAAACGGAAAAAGCACGGCCGCAGCCACCATCGGCAGGATGCTCCCGGGCCAGGTACTGATCCCGTACGCGTTCGAATACAACGGCCACATCATCCGTGTGTTCGATCCGCGCGTTCACGTGGAGGTCCCCGACGATCTTCTTCCCGACAGACGCATCGCCGAGAACGGCAATCATTTGGCGGAAGGCAACGAGCGCCGCCGCGATCGCCGGTGGGTGAAGGCGCTGCGGCCGGTCGTGATGGCGGGCGGCTCACTGAGCCTGCAGGACCTGGAGCTCCGCTACTCCGACGTGTCGAAGTTCTATGTCGCCCCCTTGCAGGTGAAGGCGAACGGCGGCGTCCTCGTTATCGACGACTTCGGGCGGCAACTCATCGAGCCCAAAGAGCTGCTGAACCGCTGGATCCTGCCGCTAGAACAGGGCGTCGACCACCTCACGTTGCACACAGGCGACACGATCGTCATCCCGTTCGATCTCCTGCTCGTCTTCTCGACCAACCTGCCGCCGCGCCAGCTCGGCGACGAAGCCTTCTTCCGGCGCATCCGTCACAAGATCGAGTTGCCGGACCCCTCGCAGGAGAACTTTATCCGTATCTTCCAGCAGGTTTGCGAGTCGAAGAACATCCCCTCGCAGGATGGGACGCTGGACTATCTGCTGGAGCACCACTACATCAACAAGGGCCGCGGTTTCCGCGGCTGCCACCCGCGGGACATCCTCGAGCTGGTGGAATCGATCGCCAACTACCGCGATGAGCCGCCGAGCCTGACCCGCGAACTCGTCGATCTCGCCTGCAGCTTCTACTTCGTCGACCTCTAG
- the mutS gene encoding DNA mismatch repair protein MutS: MTPIRRQYLDIKRRYPHAIVLFRLGDFYETFDDDAKLCARELDITLTSKPMGKNLRVPLAGIPYHALDTYLARLVGKGYKVAICEQMTDPATSKGLVEREVVRVVTPGTVLEGHMLDERANNYLVALARESGDEKRPSRGATRGGRGPEQAGIAYVDISTGEFAVAQLDADDVAAELARLRPAELLLPEGAEPVASPAAVTYLEPYWFEVENARRELIEHFRVASLEAFGCERLPLAVAAAGAVIHYLKENQKAALSIVHSLSTYNASGSMLLDAQAARNLELFEGGRDRRPENSLAATLDLTRSPLGARLLRRWIGQPLLDITLLRRRQDGVAWFHESALRRSKAAEALAKMPDIERLVARIGSGLASPRDLVALRRGLELVPELRQLLEEGEGESVVGEMRERLRPLPETAGLIAQAIEDDPASTFDEGGVVRRGFSPELDRLRSALAGAREYLAGMESREKARTGIKSLKVGYNRVFGYYIEVSKANLGLVPEDYQRRQTLVGGERFVTDELKEYESRVLDARERISELESAVFRQVCSQVAAASEQVLAVARAIAETDVWMALAEAAARYGYCRPELTEGDEIVIRDGRHPVVERALAAGAFVPNDAELSNSETQIVVLTGPNMAGKSTYIRQVALIVLMAQTGSYVPAASARIGLVDRIFTRVGAQEDIVSGQSTFMVEMLETANILNNATPRSLVVLDEIGRGTSTYDGLAIARAVVEHLHNVGARAAKTLFATHFHEMVELASSLPRVKNYNVAVTEEGGRVVFLHRILPGGADKSYGIHVAELAGLPKAVLQRAREVLAALESTDGRSPVEGRRRREERQQLPLLAPPSKLLEELADLDIDSMTPLEAIARLYELRGRAREG; this comes from the coding sequence TTGACCCCCATCCGGCGTCAGTACCTCGACATCAAGCGGCGGTATCCCCACGCGATCGTTCTCTTCCGTCTCGGGGACTTCTACGAGACGTTTGACGATGACGCGAAGCTGTGCGCGCGCGAGCTCGACATAACACTCACCTCCAAGCCGATGGGGAAGAACCTGCGTGTGCCGCTCGCCGGCATACCGTATCACGCGCTGGACACTTACCTCGCAAGGCTGGTGGGCAAGGGCTACAAGGTGGCGATCTGCGAGCAGATGACCGACCCCGCGACGTCGAAGGGGCTGGTGGAGCGGGAGGTCGTGCGGGTGGTGACGCCGGGAACCGTGCTTGAAGGCCACATGCTCGACGAGCGGGCCAACAACTACCTCGTGGCGCTCGCGCGCGAGAGCGGCGACGAGAAGAGACCGTCGCGAGGAGCAACGCGGGGAGGGCGCGGTCCGGAACAGGCGGGGATAGCGTACGTTGATATAAGCACCGGCGAGTTCGCGGTGGCGCAGCTCGATGCCGACGATGTGGCCGCCGAGCTTGCCCGCCTGCGTCCCGCCGAGCTGCTGCTGCCGGAGGGCGCGGAACCCGTCGCGTCGCCGGCGGCCGTCACCTACCTCGAGCCGTACTGGTTCGAGGTCGAGAACGCGCGCAGGGAGTTGATCGAGCACTTCCGGGTGGCGTCGCTGGAGGCGTTCGGGTGCGAGCGCCTGCCGCTGGCCGTCGCCGCCGCGGGCGCCGTGATCCACTACCTCAAGGAAAACCAGAAGGCGGCTCTTTCCATCGTTCACTCCCTTTCCACGTACAACGCGAGCGGGTCCATGCTGCTCGACGCTCAGGCGGCGCGCAATCTGGAGCTGTTCGAGGGAGGGCGCGACCGGCGGCCGGAGAACTCGCTCGCGGCGACGCTCGACCTGACGCGCAGCCCCCTGGGCGCCAGGCTGCTGCGTCGCTGGATAGGGCAGCCGCTACTAGACATAACACTGCTGCGCCGGAGGCAGGACGGCGTGGCGTGGTTCCACGAGAGCGCCCTCCGCCGGAGCAAGGCGGCCGAAGCGCTGGCGAAGATGCCGGACATCGAGCGCCTGGTGGCCCGCATAGGAAGCGGACTGGCAAGCCCGCGCGACCTGGTCGCGCTCAGGCGGGGACTCGAGCTCGTGCCCGAACTGCGGCAACTGCTTGAGGAAGGGGAAGGCGAGAGCGTCGTGGGAGAAATGCGCGAGCGCCTGCGGCCGCTTCCGGAAACCGCGGGGCTGATCGCGCAGGCGATAGAGGACGACCCGGCATCGACTTTCGACGAGGGCGGCGTCGTGCGGCGCGGCTTTTCCCCTGAGCTGGACCGCCTGAGGTCGGCGCTCGCCGGCGCCCGCGAATATCTGGCGGGCATGGAGTCGCGGGAAAAGGCGCGCACGGGGATTAAATCGCTGAAGGTGGGATACAACCGGGTCTTCGGTTACTACATCGAAGTCAGCAAGGCAAACCTGGGCCTCGTGCCCGAGGACTACCAGCGGCGGCAGACGCTGGTGGGCGGCGAGCGCTTCGTGACCGACGAGCTGAAGGAGTACGAGAGCCGCGTGCTCGACGCCCGCGAGCGGATCAGCGAGCTGGAGTCGGCGGTCTTCCGTCAGGTGTGCAGCCAGGTGGCAGCCGCGAGCGAACAGGTCCTCGCTGTGGCGCGCGCTATCGCCGAGACCGACGTTTGGATGGCGCTCGCCGAGGCGGCGGCCAGGTACGGCTATTGCCGGCCCGAGCTCACAGAAGGCGATGAGATCGTTATCCGGGACGGGCGTCACCCCGTGGTCGAGCGGGCGCTTGCTGCGGGCGCCTTCGTCCCCAACGACGCCGAACTCTCGAACAGCGAGACGCAGATCGTCGTCCTGACGGGCCCCAACATGGCGGGCAAGTCGACCTACATACGACAGGTGGCCCTCATCGTGCTCATGGCGCAGACCGGCAGCTACGTGCCCGCCGCCTCCGCGCGCATAGGCCTGGTCGACCGCATCTTCACGCGCGTGGGTGCGCAGGAGGACATCGTCTCTGGCCAGTCGACCTTCATGGTGGAGATGCTGGAGACGGCCAATATCCTCAACAACGCGACGCCCCGGTCGCTTGTCGTCCTCGACGAGATCGGGCGCGGCACGAGCACGTACGACGGCCTCGCTATCGCGCGCGCCGTAGTCGAGCACCTGCATAACGTCGGCGCGCGGGCGGCGAAGACGCTCTTCGCGACCCACTTCCACGAGATGGTGGAGCTTGCGTCGTCGCTGCCGCGGGTGAAGAACTACAACGTGGCGGTAACGGAAGAAGGCGGCCGCGTGGTCTTCCTGCACCGGATCTTGCCCGGGGGCGCCGATAAGAGCTACGGCATTCACGTGGCGGAGTTGGCGGGACTCCCGAAAGCAGTACTGCAGCGGGCGCGCGAAGTGCTCGCGGCCCTCGAGTCAACCGACGGGCGTTCGCCCGTGGAGGGACGGCGCCGCCGCGAAGAGAGGCAGCAGTTGCCCCTGCTGGCGCCGCCCTCGAAGCTGCTGGAAGAGCTGGCAGACCTGGATATCGATTCGATGACTCCGCTGGAGGCGATTGCGCGACTTTACGAGCTGCGCGGACGGGCGCGGGAGGGATAG